The proteins below are encoded in one region of Bremerella sp. P1:
- a CDS encoding ATP-binding cassette domain-containing protein gives MLGIRRIRCFRLPLGHLSFMPLITLKNVRHSYHDRPLFTDVSFVLEPGQRVCLMGRNGAGKSTLLKILAGEVIPDDGEIALSTGLTRAQMAQTVPTDDRGTIYDVVADGVGELAEILREYHTLTHQLAENASDETAKRLDELQHEIDTQDGWNLQNQIEQTLTKTGLDGELIFQKLSAGMKRRVLLARALVNEPDLLLLDEPTNHLDIDSILWLEKLLTNIPCSIVFVTHDRAFARKLATRVIDVDRGRVTSWSCGYDEFLKRKAAALEAEEKEQALFDKKLAQEEVWIRQGIKARRTRNEGRVRALKKMRDEYRDRRKHVGSVKMEAHVGDRSGQLVFKADQLAHRFGDLRIVNNFSTVIMRGDKVGIIGRNGIGKSTLLRILLGQMKPDQGEVKVGTNVQIAYFDQLQARLDPEQTLRENIGEGNEFVKINGKSKHVVGYLQEFLFTPEQANRAIKYLSGGERNRLLLAQLFAKPSNVLVLDEPTNDLDSDTMELLEDLVVNYPGTVLVVSHDREFLNNVVTSTISFEGDGVVLEYAGGYDDYLIQHKKDTTPPFEAAKVEAKPVEASKPAVEKKEANKPRGRKLSYKEQRELDGLPEKIENLEAEQEELQAKMADPSFYQKSQDEIKQVSQRLEAVGEELMACLERWEELATIQEAS, from the coding sequence ATGCTTGGAATCCGTCGAATTCGCTGCTTTCGCCTGCCCCTGGGGCACCTGAGTTTTATGCCGCTGATCACGCTGAAAAACGTTCGCCATTCTTACCACGACCGGCCTCTGTTTACGGACGTTTCGTTCGTTTTGGAGCCTGGGCAACGGGTATGCCTGATGGGGCGCAACGGGGCTGGTAAGTCGACCCTGTTGAAGATCCTCGCTGGAGAAGTCATACCGGACGACGGCGAAATCGCTCTTTCAACGGGCCTGACGCGTGCCCAGATGGCTCAGACAGTGCCTACCGACGATCGGGGCACGATCTACGACGTGGTTGCCGACGGCGTGGGTGAGCTGGCGGAAATCCTGCGAGAGTATCACACGCTGACCCATCAGCTGGCCGAGAACGCAAGTGATGAAACAGCCAAGCGCCTGGATGAGCTTCAACACGAAATCGACACCCAGGACGGCTGGAATTTACAGAATCAAATCGAACAAACGCTGACGAAAACGGGCCTCGACGGCGAGTTGATCTTTCAGAAGCTATCGGCCGGTATGAAACGTCGCGTGCTGCTCGCCCGGGCGCTTGTTAACGAGCCGGACCTCTTGCTTTTGGATGAACCGACGAACCACTTGGACATCGATTCGATCCTGTGGCTGGAAAAGCTTTTGACAAACATTCCGTGTTCCATCGTTTTCGTGACGCACGACCGGGCGTTTGCCCGGAAACTGGCGACTCGCGTAATCGACGTGGATCGCGGTCGGGTAACTAGCTGGTCGTGCGGCTATGATGAGTTCCTGAAACGCAAGGCCGCCGCACTCGAGGCTGAGGAAAAGGAACAAGCCCTCTTTGATAAGAAACTAGCCCAAGAAGAGGTTTGGATCCGCCAAGGGATTAAGGCACGCCGTACGCGGAATGAAGGTCGTGTACGTGCTTTGAAGAAGATGCGGGACGAATACCGCGACCGTCGCAAGCACGTCGGCAGCGTGAAGATGGAAGCCCACGTCGGTGATCGTTCTGGGCAACTGGTTTTTAAGGCCGATCAACTCGCGCATCGTTTCGGTGATCTGCGGATTGTGAACAACTTTTCGACCGTCATCATGCGGGGGGATAAGGTCGGCATCATCGGGCGGAACGGTATCGGCAAGTCGACTTTGCTGCGTATCCTGCTGGGGCAAATGAAACCTGACCAAGGCGAGGTTAAAGTCGGCACGAATGTGCAGATTGCCTACTTCGACCAGCTTCAGGCTCGACTCGATCCGGAACAGACGCTTCGCGAGAATATCGGCGAAGGAAACGAGTTCGTCAAAATCAATGGTAAGTCGAAGCACGTGGTGGGCTACCTGCAGGAGTTTCTCTTTACACCTGAGCAAGCCAATCGAGCCATCAAATATTTGAGTGGCGGCGAACGGAATCGGTTGCTATTGGCCCAGTTGTTTGCCAAGCCGTCGAATGTGCTGGTGCTGGACGAACCGACGAACGACCTCGACTCCGATACTATGGAACTATTGGAAGACCTGGTCGTAAACTACCCCGGCACCGTCTTGGTGGTCAGCCACGATCGAGAGTTCCTCAACAACGTCGTGACCAGTACCATCTCGTTTGAAGGGGATGGCGTGGTCTTGGAATACGCAGGCGGTTACGACGACTACCTGATTCAACACAAGAAGGACACCACGCCTCCGTTCGAGGCTGCCAAGGTGGAAGCTAAGCCAGTCGAGGCCTCAAAGCCTGCGGTCGAGAAGAAGGAAGCCAACAAGCCACGAGGGCGAAAGCTCAGCTACAAAGAACAGCGAGAACTGGACGGCCTGCCCGAGAAGATCGAGAATCTGGAAGCGGAGCAGGAAGAGCTCCAAGCCAAGATGGCCGATCCGAGCTTCTATCAAAAGTCACAAGACGAAATCAAACAGGTTTCGCAGCGTCTGGAAGCGGTGGGCGAAGAACTGATGGCTTGCTTGGAACGGTGGGAGGAACTCGCCACGATTCAGGAAGCGAGCTAA
- a CDS encoding cytochrome c oxidase subunit 3, whose translation MSMRRDEYQAKFGFALFIASLTMFFLASLAAYGIIRSSSGAPAISLGSFPLSLIASTISMFGVSFAMHKAVVNVRRERQIPFRRWLITAAVISLVFLIFQSLGLHALLGMHSEALLDGVTKQFGLMFFLVLVHALHVVGGIAFLSGVLVRARHDVYDHEKHWSVDICALYWHFLDVVWIVMLGTFLLGR comes from the coding sequence ATGTCGATGCGCCGCGATGAATATCAAGCCAAGTTCGGCTTTGCCCTTTTCATCGCATCGCTGACGATGTTTTTTCTCGCCAGTCTCGCGGCTTACGGAATCATTCGCAGCAGCTCAGGGGCACCAGCCATTTCGCTCGGCTCGTTCCCACTCAGCCTGATCGCCAGCACGATCAGCATGTTTGGTGTCAGCTTTGCGATGCATAAGGCTGTGGTCAACGTGCGTCGCGAGCGTCAGATACCATTCCGGCGGTGGCTGATCACGGCTGCGGTCATTTCGCTTGTCTTCCTGATCTTCCAGTCGCTGGGGCTGCATGCACTGCTGGGGATGCATAGTGAGGCTCTATTAGATGGCGTGACCAAGCAGTTTGGCTTGATGTTCTTCCTCGTGCTGGTCCACGCCCTGCACGTCGTCGGCGGGATCGCCTTTTTGAGCGGCGTCCTGGTTCGAGCCCGGCACGATGTCTACGACCATGAAAAGCACTGGAGCGTAGACATCTGTGCGTTGTACTGGCACTTCTTAGATGTTGTCTGGATCGTGATGCTTGGCACGTTTCTGCTGGGCCGTTAG
- a CDS encoding cytochrome C oxidase subunit IV family protein: MSDHSNNHSDDPTHGLAHVMPLSILFGTFIALLFFTGLTVFLADQHLGEIDIWIALAIATIKAGLVATYFMHLRYDKPINVLLFLFTLGFVALFFGITLIDSEQYQPQIQDYYEATTTVTVSEAPAAPAAE, from the coding sequence ATGTCTGACCACTCGAACAATCATTCCGACGATCCTACCCATGGCTTGGCCCACGTCATGCCGTTGTCGATCTTGTTCGGCACGTTCATCGCCTTGCTCTTTTTCACCGGGCTGACCGTATTCCTGGCGGATCAGCACCTGGGTGAAATCGATATTTGGATCGCGTTGGCCATCGCCACGATTAAGGCTGGTCTTGTCGCGACCTACTTCATGCACCTTCGGTACGACAAGCCAATTAACGTTTTGCTGTTCCTGTTTACGCTCGGATTTGTTGCGTTGTTCTTTGGGATCACTCTGATTGACTCCGAACAATACCAGCCACAGATTCAAGATTACTACGAAGCGACCACGACCGTCACGGTCAGCGAGGCTCCAGCGGCACCAGCCGCGGAATAG
- a CDS encoding cytochrome c oxidase subunit 3 family protein, protein MSAAVETQDQAHHEDGDHHGHSPFQAHHFETMQQQFDAGKLGIWLFLFTEILMFSGLFCAYLIYRYNHPEVFLYAHKQLDTTMGAINTVVLIVSSLTMAWAVRAAQLSQKKLLVFMLSATLALAGVFLVVKYFEYTHKFDIGLYTGRSNVMYQLQHPDESDHNKELYDKAIAAEKHEEAEHKAEEAHAVAEAEHEDEHPGEHADTHASDHGDSHGHGHGGPEQFLDAPRNTQIFFGIYYMMTGLHGFHIVFGMVAIGWLLVRSIRGDFSGEYFGPVDYVGLYWHLVDLIWIYLFPLLYLIRS, encoded by the coding sequence ATGAGCGCCGCCGTCGAAACCCAAGATCAGGCCCACCATGAGGATGGTGACCACCACGGTCACAGTCCTTTCCAGGCTCACCACTTCGAAACGATGCAGCAGCAGTTCGATGCGGGTAAGCTTGGCATCTGGCTCTTTCTGTTCACGGAAATTCTGATGTTCAGCGGGCTCTTTTGTGCCTACCTGATCTATCGGTATAACCACCCTGAAGTCTTCTTGTACGCTCACAAGCAGCTCGACACGACGATGGGTGCCATCAATACGGTCGTGCTGATCGTGAGCAGCTTAACAATGGCTTGGGCCGTTCGTGCCGCTCAGCTTAGCCAGAAGAAACTGCTGGTCTTTATGCTCAGCGCTACCCTGGCACTCGCTGGTGTGTTCCTCGTCGTTAAGTACTTTGAATACACGCACAAGTTCGATATTGGTCTGTATACCGGCCGATCGAACGTCATGTATCAGCTGCAGCATCCCGACGAGAGCGATCACAACAAAGAGTTGTACGACAAGGCGATTGCGGCTGAAAAACATGAAGAAGCCGAGCATAAGGCGGAAGAGGCACATGCAGTTGCCGAAGCCGAACACGAGGACGAGCATCCAGGCGAACACGCCGACACGCATGCATCAGATCACGGTGATTCCCATGGACACGGCCATGGCGGTCCCGAGCAGTTCCTCGATGCTCCACGCAATACACAGATCTTCTTCGGCATCTATTACATGATGACCGGGTTGCATGGTTTCCATATTGTGTTTGGCATGGTCGCGATCGGATGGTTGCTCGTCCGCTCGATCCGTGGCGATTTCAGCGGCGAGTACTTTGGTCCTGTCGATTACGTCGGTCTTTACTGGCACTTGGTCGACTTGATCTGGATCTACCTGTTCCCGCTGCTCTATCTCATTCGTTCCTAA
- a CDS encoding cytochrome c oxidase subunit I: MSTITPETHIDSGHNDDPSSNYLTSSSGFMSWAFTLDHKRIGVMYLVGIFASFFLGGVLALLLRLHLMVPNGLFGDWISLDNYNQLFTLHGAVMTFLFIIPSVPAALGNFVLPLMVGAKDVAFPRMNLASFHLWVFGAIFFLIALVTTGLDTGWTFYTPYSIETQTNVIAATIGAFILGFSSIFTGLNFIVTVNTMRPPGMTWFKMPLFMWAIYATAIIQILATPVLGITLLLLMGERILGIGIFDPSMGGDPVLFQHFFWFYSHPAVYIMILPAMGIISELMSVYSRKPIFGYTFIAYSSIAIALLGFLVWGHHMFVSGQSPMAAVIFSGLTFSVSIPSAIKVFNWTATMYKGNINLATPMCYALSFIFLFTIGGLTGLFLGALATDVHLHDTYFVVAHFHYVMMGGTVIAFVGGLYHWWPKMFGVMYNEFFGRLFCAVVFFGFNLTFLPQFVMGSRGMPRRYATYVEEYQIYHVLSTIGALMLGVGMVGAVVVLVVSLFKGRKAPANPWGAATLEWTCTSPPPYYNFEHAPHVDSPYDYSGLKYDAQIGGYVKDPNAPKPAADHH; this comes from the coding sequence ATGTCCACGATTACACCAGAAACACATATTGATAGCGGTCATAACGACGACCCTAGCTCGAACTATTTGACTAGTTCGTCGGGCTTCATGTCGTGGGCCTTTACCCTCGATCACAAGCGGATCGGGGTGATGTACCTCGTTGGTATTTTCGCATCGTTCTTCCTAGGCGGTGTGTTGGCCCTCTTGCTGCGACTGCACCTGATGGTTCCCAACGGATTGTTTGGCGACTGGATTTCGCTGGACAATTACAACCAGTTGTTCACGCTCCACGGTGCGGTGATGACCTTCTTGTTCATCATCCCTAGCGTTCCAGCAGCTTTGGGCAACTTTGTCCTTCCGCTGATGGTTGGTGCGAAGGACGTCGCATTTCCACGGATGAACCTGGCCAGCTTCCACCTGTGGGTCTTTGGAGCGATCTTCTTCTTGATTGCCCTGGTTACCACCGGGTTGGATACCGGTTGGACGTTCTACACTCCGTACAGTATCGAAACGCAGACCAACGTGATCGCGGCGACCATCGGTGCGTTCATTCTCGGTTTCAGTTCGATCTTCACCGGTTTGAACTTCATCGTCACCGTGAACACCATGCGTCCTCCAGGTATGACCTGGTTCAAGATGCCGCTGTTCATGTGGGCCATTTACGCTACGGCGATCATTCAGATTCTGGCCACGCCAGTTCTCGGTATCACGCTGCTCTTGCTGATGGGTGAACGCATCCTGGGCATCGGCATCTTCGATCCGAGCATGGGTGGTGACCCGGTTTTGTTCCAGCACTTCTTCTGGTTCTACTCGCACCCGGCTGTGTACATCATGATTCTTCCAGCGATGGGGATCATCAGCGAACTGATGTCGGTTTACAGCCGCAAGCCGATCTTCGGTTACACCTTTATCGCTTACAGCTCGATCGCGATCGCTCTGTTGGGTTTCCTCGTCTGGGGTCACCACATGTTCGTCAGTGGTCAAAGCCCGATGGCGGCGGTGATCTTCAGCGGTTTGACCTTTAGCGTGTCGATTCCATCGGCGATCAAGGTCTTTAACTGGACCGCGACGATGTACAAAGGGAATATCAACCTGGCAACGCCAATGTGCTATGCCTTGTCGTTCATCTTCCTGTTCACCATCGGTGGTCTGACTGGCTTGTTCCTGGGTGCTTTGGCAACCGACGTTCACCTACACGATACGTATTTCGTTGTCGCTCACTTCCACTACGTGATGATGGGTGGAACCGTGATCGCCTTCGTTGGTGGCCTCTATCACTGGTGGCCTAAGATGTTCGGCGTGATGTACAACGAATTCTTCGGACGCCTGTTCTGTGCGGTGGTCTTCTTTGGATTCAACCTGACCTTCCTGCCGCAGTTCGTGATGGGCTCACGCGGGATGCCACGTCGTTACGCAACCTATGTCGAAGAGTACCAGATTTACCATGTTCTCTCGACGATCGGTGCATTGATGCTCGGTGTTGGCATGGTTGGTGCCGTTGTTGTACTGGTTGTCTCGCTCTTCAAGGGACGTAAAGCACCGGCCAATCCTTGGGGTGCTGCCACCTTGGAATGGACCTGCACCAGCCCACCTCCATACTACAACTTTGAACACGCACCGCACGTAGATTCCCCCTACGACTACAGCGGTCTGAAATACGATGCCCAGATTGGCGGCTACGTGAAAGATCCCAACGCACCTAAGCCTGCGGCGGATCACCACTAA
- the coxB gene encoding cytochrome c oxidase subunit II: protein MLSILADTMFFPPERSTVAGSVDGLFDFIYYLSLFFFVLIIGFMVYFVLKYYQRPGHTEMPSPSHNETLEITWSVIPSILVGVIFFFGFTGYLNVREAPENAYEIQVVASKWNWVFKYPNGAESSDLHIPVDRDVKFLLQSQDVLHSFYIPAFRIKMDCVPGRYTSTWARATQTTGSGLDESAHEPLRLFCAEYCGQQHSVMHRKVFVHETAEFDQWAEKAANILENNPPEVAGEILFKRKGCAQCHSVTGDNSAKYPGPPLNEQWGKERQVLPRGSSSPITVTMDENYVRQSIRQPNSEIVVGRKPGMTVFTPQLLKDEEITAIIAYLKSIK from the coding sequence ATGCTTTCCATCCTGGCGGATACGATGTTTTTCCCGCCCGAGCGGTCGACGGTCGCTGGAAGTGTCGACGGGTTGTTTGACTTCATCTACTACCTGTCGTTGTTCTTCTTTGTGTTGATCATCGGCTTCATGGTTTACTTCGTCCTGAAGTATTATCAGCGCCCGGGTCACACCGAAATGCCCTCTCCATCGCATAACGAAACGCTGGAGATTACCTGGAGTGTGATTCCGTCGATCCTGGTCGGCGTGATCTTCTTCTTCGGTTTCACGGGGTATCTCAACGTTCGAGAAGCACCGGAGAATGCGTACGAAATTCAAGTCGTTGCGAGCAAGTGGAACTGGGTATTCAAGTATCCCAATGGAGCTGAATCGAGCGACTTGCATATTCCCGTCGATCGTGACGTCAAGTTCCTGTTGCAGTCTCAGGATGTGCTCCACAGTTTCTACATCCCTGCATTCCGCATCAAAATGGACTGCGTTCCAGGCCGTTACACGTCGACCTGGGCACGAGCAACACAGACAACGGGCAGCGGCCTGGATGAAAGTGCTCACGAACCACTCCGCCTTTTCTGTGCGGAATATTGTGGCCAACAGCACTCGGTGATGCACCGCAAAGTCTTTGTTCACGAGACGGCCGAATTCGACCAATGGGCCGAGAAGGCTGCCAACATTCTGGAAAACAATCCACCCGAAGTCGCTGGCGAGATTCTGTTCAAGCGCAAGGGTTGTGCCCAGTGCCACTCGGTGACTGGTGACAACTCCGCCAAATACCCAGGCCCGCCGCTTAATGAACAATGGGGCAAGGAGCGTCAAGTTCTTCCCCGCGGTTCCAGTTCTCCCATCACCGTTACGATGGACGAAAACTACGTACGTCAGTCGATACGTCAACCGAATTCCGAGATCGTCGTCGGACGCAAGCCTGGCATGACCGTGTTCACGCCGCAGTTGCTCAAGGACGAAGAAATCACGGCGATCATCGCCTACTTGAAGTCAATTAAGTAG
- a CDS encoding SCO family protein — MRGLGTFRWTWAVIFCLALATSVKAQLNETPDAVDGLGVTEHLNELLPLETPFTDDRGALIRLGDYFDGEKPVILSLNYSNCPMLCQQQLNGLVRTLSEMDASVGEDFHVVSISIDPRESYQRASKTRMRYYQEYDRPGTAEGWHFLVGDVTSIMAVAKATGFQYRFVPERKEYAHNAVLMLCTPDGRISRYIYGVQFDEPTLRLSLVEASEGKIGTTVDQIILTCFMYDETAGRYGPQAVRLMQLGAFTTVACLAIGLIPFWVLRRRTANENANFHSSSMDGHLPSNAT, encoded by the coding sequence ATGCGAGGTTTAGGGACATTTCGTTGGACGTGGGCAGTAATTTTCTGCCTGGCACTGGCCACTTCGGTGAAGGCTCAGCTGAATGAGACTCCCGACGCCGTCGATGGACTCGGAGTGACCGAGCACTTAAACGAATTGCTTCCCCTCGAAACACCATTCACGGATGATCGCGGTGCGTTGATTCGCCTGGGCGACTACTTTGACGGCGAGAAGCCTGTCATTTTGTCGCTCAACTACTCGAACTGCCCGATGCTGTGCCAGCAGCAGCTTAACGGACTCGTAAGAACGTTAAGCGAAATGGACGCCAGCGTCGGGGAAGATTTTCACGTGGTGTCGATCAGCATCGACCCACGCGAGTCGTACCAGCGAGCAAGTAAGACACGGATGCGGTACTACCAGGAATATGACCGCCCAGGCACGGCCGAAGGGTGGCACTTTTTGGTAGGCGACGTCACGTCGATCATGGCCGTTGCCAAGGCGACCGGATTTCAATACCGCTTTGTCCCCGAGCGAAAAGAGTATGCCCATAACGCCGTGCTGATGTTGTGCACGCCGGACGGGCGAATCTCTCGCTACATTTACGGCGTTCAATTCGACGAGCCAACCTTGCGGTTGTCGTTGGTCGAAGCGAGCGAAGGCAAGATTGGAACGACCGTCGATCAGATCATCCTGACGTGCTTTATGTACGACGAAACGGCCGGTCGTTACGGTCCCCAGGCGGTCCGATTGATGCAGCTAGGTGCATTCACTACGGTGGCTTGCCTGGCGATTGGGTTGATTCCGTTCTGGGTCCTACGCCGCAGAACAGCCAACGAAAACGCGAATTTCCATTCCAGTTCAATGGACGGACACCTTCCGTCCAATGCGACTTAA
- a CDS encoding quinol:cytochrome C oxidoreductase, producing the protein MGGHHKPTITVTDDESIRLNPAWQSVRLVAMAVGVLALLLAMALGMTQESSSYFFHSYLTSFVYFLSISLGALFFVPIHHLSRAGWSVVVRRVAELLSQNLIPMAILFLVILFPVLFGSHTLFEWNDPAKWDVASAEYDQLIAHKSPYLNPIFFTIRAIVYFATWICIARYFFLNSLAQDGNGDKQITLKLQKWSSLAVVLFALTVTFASFDWLMSLDPHWFSTIFGVYFFAGSALSFFAFMTVVIFLLQQDGKMAEIVTKEHYHDLGKYTFGFTLFWGYIAFSQFLLIWYANIPEETGWYLRRQENGWAIVAIMLIFGHFFIPFFGVMSRHIRRNKYILTGWAVFILVMHYVDLYYIVMPQVAHGTAAPSFGLIDLCCIVGIGGLYISSLIWFATDKPLVPVKDPRLSESLALQNH; encoded by the coding sequence ATGGGCGGTCACCACAAACCAACGATCACAGTGACGGACGACGAATCGATCCGCCTCAATCCGGCCTGGCAGTCGGTGCGACTGGTCGCGATGGCGGTTGGCGTCTTGGCGCTGCTGCTGGCCATGGCTCTTGGAATGACGCAGGAAAGCTCTTCCTACTTCTTCCATTCCTACCTGACCAGTTTCGTTTACTTCCTGAGCATCTCGCTCGGCGCGTTGTTTTTCGTGCCGATCCACCACCTGAGTCGGGCTGGCTGGAGTGTCGTTGTTCGACGCGTGGCGGAACTGCTGAGCCAGAACCTGATCCCCATGGCGATCTTGTTTCTGGTGATCTTGTTTCCCGTATTGTTCGGCAGCCACACGTTATTCGAGTGGAATGACCCGGCAAAGTGGGACGTAGCCTCGGCTGAGTATGATCAGCTGATCGCTCACAAGTCACCTTACTTGAATCCGATCTTCTTCACGATCCGGGCGATTGTTTACTTCGCCACCTGGATCTGCATTGCCCGCTACTTCTTCCTGAACTCCCTGGCTCAGGACGGTAACGGTGATAAGCAAATCACCTTGAAGCTTCAGAAGTGGAGCTCGCTGGCCGTTGTGCTGTTTGCACTGACGGTCACCTTTGCTTCGTTCGACTGGCTGATGTCACTCGACCCGCATTGGTTCAGTACGATCTTTGGTGTTTACTTCTTTGCCGGAAGTGCGCTCAGCTTCTTCGCATTCATGACGGTTGTCATCTTCCTCCTCCAGCAGGATGGCAAGATGGCTGAAATCGTAACCAAAGAGCATTACCACGATCTGGGTAAGTACACCTTTGGCTTTACCCTCTTCTGGGGATACATCGCTTTCAGCCAGTTCCTTTTGATCTGGTACGCGAACATTCCAGAAGAAACCGGCTGGTACCTGCGTCGCCAGGAAAATGGTTGGGCCATTGTGGCGATCATGTTGATCTTCGGCCACTTCTTCATCCCATTCTTCGGTGTTATGTCGCGACACATTCGTCGCAACAAGTACATCCTGACCGGGTGGGCCGTATTCATTCTGGTCATGCACTATGTAGACCTTTACTACATTGTGATGCCCCAGGTTGCCCACGGCACGGCCGCTCCGAGTTTTGGCCTGATTGACCTGTGCTGTATCGTCGGAATTGGCGGTTTATACATTAGTTCGCTGATCTGGTTCGCCACCGATAAGCCGTTGGTTCCTGTTAAGGATCCACGCCTGAGCGAATCGCTGGCACTTCAGAATCATTAA
- a CDS encoding quinol:electron acceptor oxidoreductase subunit ActD, producing MSEDTNNTEPKLIGLMAQFDDPDSLLAACEKVRKAGYTKTDAYTPFPLHGIDEALGIKPTILPWIVLTLGIMGGFAGLGLQFITNAEWYPFIISAKPVWSLPANIPVIFELVILHAAFAVFIGMLFLNKLPTFSNPLFRVPEFARATDDKFFLTIDVNDEKYKPNKTRDLLDGCTGQTGVIEVFEDPSPADLPKIIKFVGIGATVVALIPPILLWRAYYQTSTVPRINPIRDMDIQLRGDTQTVSPVFADGRTMRPRIPGTVARGEWVDPIMLTGIVPEIGEQNVIFLQDEETPKEGGDKPAEEEKPADEKPAEDKPAADEPDADKPMAEEKPAEDKPAEDKPAEEAPAEEKPAEGEAPAQPEEPEPNWVKIAPITVTASTLERGRNRYNIYCSVCHGLAGDGDGLVSQRAIQLEQPTWIPPTNLHTDYLLTQPDGKLYNTITHGIRKMKGYGDQIPAEDRWAIVTYVRALQKTRTGTPEEIPAVELKELEIKGQ from the coding sequence ATGTCAGAAGATACGAACAACACGGAACCCAAGCTGATCGGGCTGATGGCGCAGTTCGACGACCCCGACTCCTTGTTGGCGGCGTGCGAGAAAGTGCGAAAGGCTGGTTACACCAAGACCGACGCCTACACGCCTTTCCCTCTGCATGGCATCGACGAAGCTCTCGGGATTAAGCCGACCATCCTGCCATGGATCGTCCTAACGCTTGGCATCATGGGTGGATTCGCCGGTCTCGGTCTGCAGTTCATCACGAATGCCGAATGGTATCCGTTTATCATTTCGGCCAAACCAGTTTGGAGCTTGCCGGCCAACATTCCGGTTATCTTCGAGTTGGTCATTTTGCATGCGGCCTTCGCCGTGTTCATCGGGATGCTGTTCCTGAACAAGTTGCCAACCTTCTCGAATCCATTGTTCCGCGTTCCTGAGTTCGCTCGGGCAACCGACGACAAGTTCTTCCTGACGATTGACGTCAACGACGAAAAATATAAGCCCAACAAGACTCGCGATCTGCTTGATGGCTGCACTGGACAAACCGGCGTCATCGAAGTCTTCGAAGATCCAAGCCCAGCCGACCTGCCGAAGATCATCAAGTTTGTTGGTATCGGTGCGACGGTCGTCGCCCTGATTCCGCCGATCTTGCTGTGGCGAGCCTACTACCAGACTTCGACCGTGCCGCGTATCAATCCGATTCGTGACATGGACATCCAGCTTCGTGGCGACACGCAAACGGTTAGCCCTGTCTTTGCCGACGGTCGCACCATGCGTCCTCGCATTCCAGGCACCGTCGCTCGAGGCGAATGGGTTGACCCGATCATGTTGACCGGTATCGTTCCTGAAATCGGCGAGCAAAACGTCATCTTCCTGCAAGATGAAGAGACGCCGAAAGAAGGCGGCGACAAGCCCGCTGAAGAAGAGAAACCAGCGGACGAAAAGCCGGCCGAAGATAAACCTGCTGCCGACGAGCCAGATGCTGATAAGCCAATGGCCGAAGAAAAGCCAGCAGAGGACAAACCGGCTGAAGATAAGCCAGCGGAAGAAGCACCCGCTGAGGAGAAGCCCGCCGAGGGCGAAGCTCCGGCTCAGCCTGAGGAACCAGAACCAAACTGGGTTAAGATCGCACCGATCACCGTTACCGCATCGACCCTGGAACGCGGACGCAACCGCTACAACATCTACTGCTCCGTGTGCCACGGCCTGGCAGGCGATGGCGACGGGTTGGTTTCACAGCGTGCGATTCAGTTGGAGCAGCCTACCTGGATTCCTCCAACCAACTTGCACACCGATTACTTGCTTACCCAGCCTGATGGCAAGCTCTATAACACCATCACGCACGGTATCCGCAAGATGAAAGGCTACGGCGACCAGATTCCCGCTGAGGATCGCTGGGCAATCGTGACGTACGTTCGAGCCTTGCAGAAGACGCGAACAGGTACGCCGGAAGAGATTCCAGCCGTTGAGTTGAAAGAATTGGAAATTAAAGGTCAGTAA